One part of the Sciurus carolinensis chromosome 4, mSciCar1.2, whole genome shotgun sequence genome encodes these proteins:
- the LOC124982623 gene encoding olfactory receptor 2AP1: MKNNTILTEFILLGLTDVPEFQAAIFIFLFLTYFLSIIGNLTILILTLLDSHLQTPMYFFLRNFSFLEISFTNIFIPRVLFSITTGNKSISFAGCFTQYFFAIFLGSTEFYLLAAMSYDRYVAICKPLHYMTIMSSRLCTQLVLCAWLAGLMVIIPPFTLMSQQNFCASNRLNHYFCDFEPLRELSCSDTRLIEKVVFLVASVTLIVTLVLVIISYTFIIRTILKLPSTQQRTKAFSTCSSHMIVISLSYGSCIFIYIKPSTEGDTFNKGVALLITSVAPLLNPFIYTLRNQQVKQAFKDTVEKLLHL, translated from the coding sequence ATGAAAAATAACACCATATTGACTGAGTTCATCCTTCTGGGTCTAACAGATGTCCCTGAATTCCAGGCGGcaattttcatctttcttttccttacctaCTTTCTCAGCATCATTGGAAACTTGACTATCCTCATCCTTACCTTGTTGGACTCCCACCTTCAGActcccatgtatttttttctccggAACTTCTCCTTCTTGGAAATTTCCTTCACGAACATCTTCATTCCCAGGGTCCTTTTCAGCATCACAACAGGGAACAAGAGTATCAGCTTTGCTGGCTGCTTCACTCAGTATTTCTTTGCCATCTTCCTTGGATCAACAGAGTTTTATCTTCTGGCTGCCAtgtcctatgaccgctatgtggccatctgcaaaccccTGCATTACATGACCATCATGAGTAGCAGACTATGCACCCAGCTGGTTCTCTGCGCTTGGCTGGCAGGGTTAATGGTTATTATACCACCATTCACTCTGATGAGTCAGCAGAACTTTTGTGCATCCAACAGGCTGAATCATTATTTCTGTGACTTTGAGCCTCTTCGAGAACTCTCCTGTTCAGACACAAGACTCATTGAGAAGGTTGTCTTTCTTGTGGCATCTGTGACCCTGATTGTCACTCTGGTGCTAGTGATTATCTCCTATACATTTATCATCAGGACTATTCTGAAGCTTCCTTCAACCCAGCAAAGGACAAAGGCCTTTTCCACATGTTCTTCCCACATGATTGTCATCTCACTCTCTTACGGAAGCTGCATCTTCATTTATATTAAACCCTCAACAGAAGGAGACACGTTCAACAAGGGAGTAGCTCTACTCATTACTTCAGTTGCTCCTTTGTTGAACCCCTTCATTTACACCTTAAGGAACCAACAGGTAAAGCAAGCCTTCAAGGATACAGTCGAAAAGCTTCTGCAtctttaa